AGGATCGAGTGATACGCGGTCCTGGAACACCAATTGGCCGCACGCGCGGGCGTCCCAGATGTCGCCAGCCGGCGCGAGCCACACCCCAGCCAGCCGCGTTACCAACCTCTCCGAACAGCACACCTAGATCCGAGCCGACGACGTCTCCTACGGCGACCTGCCCGCGTTCGGGCTGATCGACGCGGTCAGCGTGCTGTTGGCGGGGCTGCGGGCGCGCCGGGACGCCCAGATGTGTCGGACCGGCATGGCGCGGGCCGCGACCGACTGCCCGTCCGGCTATGTGTGTATCTACCCCGAGACCAACTTCGGCAGGCAGCCATGAGCGAAGCGGGCCGTGGACGGCAGCGTGAAGGACCTCCCCTCCGCGATCCGTGACCGCGGCAGTTCCGTCCGCAACAACTCCGACCGCACCGCCCGTGTGTAGGAGAAGCGCAACCGCAGCGGCCGGCGGGTCTGCGTCACCCGCAGCGGCGGCTCCATCCACGACCTGCGCGGCTACAACCTCAACGACCAGACCCGCTCCCTGAAAGGCAACCGCACCCGAGCCCGCCCGGCCGTGTGTGCACGCCGGTGTTTGGGTGGGACACCTCAGCGGTTCGGCTTCTCGGTCCAGGGTCTACAGGGCCGTCCTCATCACGGAGTCATCAGCGCGAGCCAGGGCCCAGAATGCGCCCTGAACATCGGTCGTCAGGCCCTGGTCCGCCGGTGGCTGGTGATCACCGCACGAGTCGCGTCCCCCACCGCACGTTTCGTGAGCAACGATCGGGGAGCCTGACGTCTTACTCGCAACGATGCACGAGCTCGTCAGGCGGCAGGGTGGATGACGAGCTTGAACTCGGCGAGGGTCAAAAGACGCGGGTTGGCGTCGTTGTGCGTGACACGGAGCGCAACCGGGGTGCCTGGGTCGACGAAGACGCCGTGGTTCTTGACGTAGAACTGGCCGCCGGGCGTCGGTGTGCGGTGCTCGGTCGCCGTGGTGTCGTTGGGGTTGGGCGTCAGGCCCAGCGGGTCACGTACGTACTGGTCGCGCAGCTCGCCGTAGCCGCCCGTGCCGCTGGCGGCCTCCCATTGGATCATCGCGTGCAGGTGGCCCCAGCCGGCTTTGGACGGCCAGATCAGGCCGCTGCGGTCGTCTGTCGCCCAGTCACTCACCACGTAGCCGTCCGGCTGGACGGCCTGGTGCATTCCGAATCGGTCCGTCGGCTCCGCCGCGCCGAAGGGGAAACGGACGATCTTGTACGCGGTCCCCGGCGCGATCAGCTGCGGCGTATCGACCTTGAGAGAGCAGACCTGCACACCGGGCGCAACGCCACCATCCGTAGCCATAGTTCATCACTGCCCGCTACCGGCCGGCGACATGCCCACGCCGCAGTGCCGCGATCCGCCACGCGCCCTTCTCGCAGTGGCGCGGCCTGGCCGCACGAAGTCACCCAGAGCTGGGGCGGGGATGCTCAAGGGGCCCCATCAGTCACCGACCTGTCCGGTAAGCAGCCACCCGGGTCAACGAACCAGCCCGGGCCAGGCCGTCGACACGTCACCCACTCGCCGCACCGCTCATGCACAGCGAAGCTCACCATGAAGGCAGGGTGGCTAGGCGAGATCGGCCAGGAACAAGGCGGCGAGCAGAGTGCCGGCCGCGAAGGCCTGGCCTGGGACCGGTGTACCAGGCAAGGCACCTTGCGCGAGACGAACCTCGACACCCTCTGTGCTGGCCAGTACAACGCACTGGTTGAGGCCGCACGGTCGAGGACAGCCGAGTGGGCGGCTGGTCAGGTGGCCGTCGCCACGGCGGCGTGCAGCTCGCGCACACCGCTGGTGCGGGGGTGCCGCTTGGCGAGTTCGTGGACGATGCTGCGGATCGCGGGCCGGTCGCGGACCTCGCCGGGGCTGGCCCGGTAGGCGTCCAGCAGGGCGCGGGCGGTCTGCTCGGGGCGGTTCCACGCCCACCAGGCCCGTGCCATGTCGGTACCCAGGCGTGCCTTGCGCTCGGCGGTCGGGAACTGTGCGGCCCGCAGATCCTTCCCGGCTTCCAGAGCGGCGCCAGCGTCGCCGAGAGCCCAGTGCACGCCGACGGCGTACAGGTCGACGGCGGCCGGGCTGACAGGGAACAGACGGCCCGCGGGAGCGATCTGCGGCAACCGGCGGGCGGCGCGGCGGGCCTCCTCGGTCATCGACAGCGCCTCAGCCCGTTGCCCGCCCCGGGCGGCGGTGTAAGCGAGGGTGCACAGCATCTGCGCGTATGCGGCCGCCGACGCGTCGGTGCGCAGCCCGGTCGCCTCCACGGTGGCGGCCGCCGCCGTCATGATGCGCTGGGCATCGACGTTGCGGTCCTGGTGGCGCAGCACGATAGCCAGTTCCCGGGCGGCGGCCGCCGCCGCGAGCGGGGAACCGGACACTTCGGCCCACGTGCGCGCGCGGTCCGCGGTGAGCCGTGCGCGTGCGTACGAGCCGACCTTGACGAGCACGGCGGAGGCCAGGGTGTAAACGGAGGAGAGCCGAGCTTGGTCGAGGTCACGCCGGGACGCGGCCGCAGCGTGCCCGTCCGCGATGACACCGGGCAGCACGGCCAGGAGCCGCCCGTGCACGCCCCTGTCGAACAGGTCGCGGGCGGTGGCCAGGCGGGGTGCCGTGGCGGTGGGTGGCGACAGAGATGACACGAAACGCCCAGCGCACATCGTCGATTTGACTCTGGCCCACCGAGCCGCCCTCGAGGTCGGCGTGCCCCGACACGTCCTGGTCGGGTCGACGGTCAGAGGAAGTGCGACAGCTGCCATGGTGTGCAGGTCGGCCTCATGCGTGACTACCCGTACGACTCGGTGATGGCCGAGCGGGTCCTCGGCCAGGGGTACCTGTACCTGCTGACCGCGATGGCCCACCGGGGCGAGAAGCTGGGGCTCGCGCCCGGCAAGATCGTCGACATCGGCGTCCACACGATCATCCTCGACACCGTGGCGTTCTTCGACCTGTGCGATCGCTTCAACGGCGGCCAGTACTTGCACCATGTGCCGAAGGTCGACTTCAAGAACGACGGGTCTGTGATGCGGACGGCCCACCTGATCCCGGCCGACGGCTGGGAGGTCGACCTGTCGCTGTGGGCGGACGCGGCCGACTACAGCCCGTGCCACCCGGGCAGCGACTCGCACTGACCGCTCGCAGGGTGGGAGCCTCGGGGTCACGGCCGTGTGGCCAAGGTCCCTTCGGCGCGCCTGGGTGACATTTCGGCGAACGGGCCTGGCGCCTGGCTGCAACCGCCAGGATGGGGCGGGTGACATCCAGCACCGCAGACCTCTGGCACCACTACGGCCGCACCCGCGTCGGCACTGACCGCGAGGTGCCTGTCGCGTTCTACTGGAACTGGGGCCAGGACGCCGGACCCGGACCGGAAATCCTGGGCGACCTGACGGAAAAATGCGTGGGCGACCTCGGCGCCGGAGCGGCCCGGCACGCCGCGTACCTGGCGACTCGTCACCATCCCGCCCAGGTCATCGCGGTGGATGCCTCGCCTGCCCAGCACGCCATGGCGACCGATCTGTACGGGCACCTTGCCCCACGCCTGCGCATCGTGCACTCCGACGTCGTGAACCACCTGCACGCCTCGGCCGCCACGTACGACATGCTCTACAGCGTCTTCGGGGCCGTCGACTTCACCGACCCGGGCAAGCTGCTGCCCGCGGCGGCCGCCGCGCTGCGGCCCGGCGGGCGACTGGTGTTCTCCACCCTCGCCCACTACCTGTCCGGGAAGATGGCCCAGCCCGATGTGGTGCACGCCGACATCCCGGCGAAGAGGCCGGATGGCGAGGCGGCCACGATGCGCCGCTGGGTACTCCAGGAGCACGTGTGGACCAAGGCGCTCGATGCGGCCGGGTTCACCCAGATCGATGTCGACGTGCTGCCCGCCACCGGTGAGGGCCCTCGCACCGCCGGCACACTGTTGGTGAGCGCCCGCCTTCCGAAGTGACGCAGGCGACGCGGACGAGCGTGGACTCCCCGTCGGTCAGCTGGTGCCGTACCTGAACGCGACGAGGGTATTCAGCGGCGCGCGACCGGCTCTTGCAACTCGGTCACCGCATGCCCCGGTCGGGCCACAGGAGGGAACGGAGCCGCCCGCCCTACTTGGCATAGTGGACCCTGCCAGAGTGGCGAGGAAGGAAGGTCATGGACGAGGAACCGGAACGCTACCGGGTCGAGTTCGCGAGTGGTACTGCCGCATCGGTGGCGAAGCGGCGCTCGTTTCGCGACCACGAGCGCAACGACATTGAGTCCGACTTGCCCGGATGGCCTTCTGGACAGGCCTTCGCGGTGCGCGGATTCTTCGGCCAGCTCGGCCAGCACGTCCAGACTGTCGTTACCGGGCTCCTGATGTTGCCGCTTCACATCATCGCCGACGCCCTTGGCAGTCCCGCGTCCCCCGAGAGGCGGGGGAAGCTGGAGGAGCCTGAGAACGAGGTCGACGACTTCCCCGTCATGTGGGCGGGCGTGGGCGAGACGGCTCGCACGCTGCCCTGGCAGCTCGATCCCTCCCGGCGGTCTTGGCGCATGGTGACCGAGATGGAAGTGGCCGAGTCGGATGGGCTGGTGCGCGTCCTGTCGTACGAGGACACGGCGCGGGGCAGTCGGTTCGTTTCGTGGGGCGGTGGCGAGAAGGTCCCGGGATCCGAGGCCGTCCTATGGTCGTTGCCTCGGAAGGACGTCGTCGGCGCGGAGATCAAGAGTTTCAGCGTGGCCGAGTCCGACTTCAAAATCTCCTTCCGGGATGGTTCGTGGGCGCGGCTGACGACCTCGTCGTACGGCGCGCAGGGGATCGTGGCTCTTCTCAGTTCGAGCACGTCCAGCCAGGTTGGACAGGTCGGCGCGCTCCGCGTACCGCCCGCCAACAGCCCCTAGAAGGCTGATGAAGATCTTGGGTTTTGGCCCTGCCGCGTCAGCGGCAGGGCCAGACTCGTCATGTGGCGATGGGTGAGTGGGTCGGCGAGATGGTCGGGCCGGACGTGTGGGAGACCTGCCGGGAAGTGATCCCGCAGGGGAGTGTGTTCGCGTTCCTGGCCGAGCATCGTGGCGAGCTGTTCCCGGCTGAGATGTTCACGGACATGTACCCGTCGGCGAACGGACGGCCGAGCATGCCGCCGCAGATCCTGGCCGCCGCGGTCACCTTGCAGGCCCTGCACGGGCTGTCGGATTTCGAGACGGTCCAGGAACTGCGGTGCGACCTGCGGTGGAAGGCCGGATGCGGGCTGGGCCTTCACGACATGGCGTTCGACCCGTCGCTGCTGGCCTACTTCCGCCGTCGGCTGGCCCGTTCCGCCCGTCCCAACCGGATCTTCGAGGCCGTGCGCGAGGTCGTGAAGGCCACCGGCGTACTCAAGGGCAAGCACCGCCGGGCACTGGACTCCACCGTGCTGGACGACGCGGTCGCCACCCAGGACACCGTCACCCAGATCATCGCCGCCGTCCGCGCGGTGATCCGCGAGGTCCCCGGCGCCGACGCGGTCGCCGCTGCCCAGTGCAGCGCGCACGACTACACCGACCCGGGCAAGCCCCGCATCGCCTGGAACGACGAGCAGGCCCGCGCCGAGCTGGTCGACGCGCTGGTCACAGATGCCCTGCGGCTGCTGGGCCACCTGCCCGATGAGCAACTCGGCGAAAGGGCGGCCAACGCGGTGGGCCTCCTGGCCCTGGTCGCCGGCCAGGACGTCGAGCCCGCCGAGGACTCCGACGGCCGGGATGGCCGCTGGCGCATCACCCGGGGCACCGCCCCTGGCCGGATGGTCTCCACCATCGATCCCGAAGCACGCCACGTCCACAAGACCCGCACTCACCAGCAGGACGGCTTCAAGGCCCACCTGGCCGTCGAGCCCGAGACCGGGTTATACACCGCCGTCGCTCTGCGGCCCGGCGCCGGGCCCGAGCACCACGAGGCCGCGGTCGGCCTGGAACTGCTTGCCGACGAGGACACCCCACTCGATGCCTTCGGCGACACCGCCTACTCCACCGGCGATGTCCGCCAGGCCCTCCACGAGGCCGGGCACCGGCTGTTCATCAAGCCCGCCCCGCTGCGGCCTGCCGTCCCCGGCGGCTTCACCCTCGACGACTTCGCCATCGACACCACAGCCGCTGTCGTGACCTGCCCGGCCGGACACACCGTGGCCCTGTCCGGCCCCGGCGGGCAGCACCACCAACGCAAAGCCATTTTCGGGAGCTTATGCACCGGATGCCACCTGCGCGAGCAGTGCACCAAAGCCAGGGCCGGACGCATCCTGACCATCCGGCCCCATCACAACATCCAGACAGCAGCCCGCCACCAGGCCGCAACCGACCCCGGCTGGCAGGCCGACTACCGCCGCTGGCGGCCCCCGGTCGAACGCGCCGTCGCCTGGCTCGTCCACCACGGCAACCGGCGCCTGCGCTACCGCGGCACCATCAAGAACGACACCTGGCTCCACACCCGAGCCGCCGCACTCAACCTCCGCCGACTGATCAACCTCGGACTCACCCACACCAGTGGCACCTGGCACATCGCACCGGCCGGTACATGACCGGAGGGCTGTCCGGCCCGACGGCCGGACAGCCCTCACCAAGATCTTCATCAGCCTTCTAGTAGTGCTTCGTTACGTTGTGTGATCTTCCCTGGTGGTGGGCATCGTTCTGGTATGAGGTTGGGGGAGGTGGAACGGCTCCGGGGTGAGTTAGCGGAGTTCGTTGCCGATGCGTTCGCCTCGCTGCCGCGGCGGGATCAGCGGCGATGGGGTGCGTGTTATCTGCGTGGTCTGATGCTGGACGGCCGGCGGAAATCGATCCAGCCGATGGCCGAGCGGCTGCCGGACGGGAACATGCAGGCCCTGCAGCAGTTCGTGAACCAGTCGCCGTGGGATCCGCTGCCGGTGCGGCGGCGGATCGCCGAGCGGCTGTCCGAGGTGATCACGCCCGAGGTGTGGGTGGTGGACGACGTGTCGTTTCCCAAGTGCGGCACCGCGTCGGTGGGGGTGGCCCGGCAGTACTGCGGGGCGGTCGGGAAACGAGCGAACTGCCAGGTCGCGGTCAGTGTCCATGCCGCCACCGACACCGCGTCCTGCCCGCTGGACTGGCAGTTGTATCTGCCGCGCGAGTGGACGGATACGCCGGAGCGGTGCCGCAGGGCAGGAGTGCCCGACGAGGTGGTGCACCAGGAGAAGTGGCGCCTGGCGCTCGGCCTGCTCGACACGCTCGGCGAGTGGCAGCTGAAGGCGCCGGTCGTGGTCGCCGATGCCGGCT
This region of Streptomyces caelestis genomic DNA includes:
- a CDS encoding peptidase inhibitor family I36 protein, whose protein sequence is MARAATDCPSGYVCIYPETNFGRQP
- a CDS encoding class I SAM-dependent methyltransferase yields the protein MTSSTADLWHHYGRTRVGTDREVPVAFYWNWGQDAGPGPEILGDLTEKCVGDLGAGAARHAAYLATRHHPAQVIAVDASPAQHAMATDLYGHLAPRLRIVHSDVVNHLHASAATYDMLYSVFGAVDFTDPGKLLPAAAAALRPGGRLVFSTLAHYLSGKMAQPDVVHADIPAKRPDGEAATMRRWVLQEHVWTKALDAAGFTQIDVDVLPATGEGPRTAGTLLVSARLPK
- a CDS encoding IS1182 family transposase, producing the protein MGEWVGEMVGPDVWETCREVIPQGSVFAFLAEHRGELFPAEMFTDMYPSANGRPSMPPQILAAAVTLQALHGLSDFETVQELRCDLRWKAGCGLGLHDMAFDPSLLAYFRRRLARSARPNRIFEAVREVVKATGVLKGKHRRALDSTVLDDAVATQDTVTQIIAAVRAVIREVPGADAVAAAQCSAHDYTDPGKPRIAWNDEQARAELVDALVTDALRLLGHLPDEQLGERAANAVGLLALVAGQDVEPAEDSDGRDGRWRITRGTAPGRMVSTIDPEARHVHKTRTHQQDGFKAHLAVEPETGLYTAVALRPGAGPEHHEAAVGLELLADEDTPLDAFGDTAYSTGDVRQALHEAGHRLFIKPAPLRPAVPGGFTLDDFAIDTTAAVVTCPAGHTVALSGPGGQHHQRKAIFGSLCTGCHLREQCTKARAGRILTIRPHHNIQTAARHQAATDPGWQADYRRWRPPVERAVAWLVHHGNRRLRYRGTIKNDTWLHTRAAALNLRRLINLGLTHTSGTWHIAPAGT